A single genomic interval of Pirellulaceae bacterium harbors:
- a CDS encoding HEAT repeat domain-containing protein, whose protein sequence is MFRNFLCFISVSAHHQNTGVVLICLVLQLLASGRLLADEEEETVSPAISPSAAQATWSYPENFAFELWADQSLVANPAAISFDEAGRLFVAEHFRNRKGTEDDRMHPYWMDDDFAIRTVDDRLAMYRKWAAAGKKPMSFYTEHADRIRIVSDSDGDGVADRSVTYAEFGEVLDGALVGLLARPDGIWVTNIPHLWKLTGSRDDGMAAEKEQVLTGFGVKVSLHGHDLHGIIEGPDGRFYWSIGDRGYHVKSKEGNLFHDAYAGAVFRCERDGSDFQVFATGLRNPQELAFDEFGNLFTVDNDADGDDRARVLYLVEGADYGWRMSYQWQDQHKISWAPFVERTWWREGLWENKAGRSPTVLPAIGHLTEGPCGLVRIPELSTFPDESRGAFLIVDFRGAAIKSNLWQFKVDRRGAGFQMVDSKPLISGMMPTDIEFGADGALYIADWIEGWSGDGMGRIWKMSCAVEKQREAKLAKAQKLMQQPTGEWSDELLAELLGHVDGRIRLKAQFAVVDRPEWITMLQAIAQSGNRMARLHSLRALGQIQRSAHNQTAASVLAPVANLLGDPDEEIRVAVARLLRDTPMEKMLEPLKQCLADPSPRVRFFATLALGRSGSPNTISAISELIITDSEVDEWIQHAAVMALTEIAAEHRQEVMQLASHDHPQVRLVALQVASRMETQQVASFLHDPDPRLVLEAARAINDGPIPEMLPNLAALISNEEAINDVDLALRVLNANFRLGEPSHASRVATVAANANAPELIRREALSLLAEWPVPSPRERIAGTWQPLPLRSSAAAAKEAARVVPELVRDRSTAVRKAAVALAQHYEINQATDSLLELAADSRLPAAERAEVIRSISFLDAATVADVMQNALGDATPEVRAAGRDLLAVHEPSQALDIFEATLVDGQLLERRFALQQLARMEPDRAFEMVVGQLKLVAEGRSSHELELDILTSAKDSANLITIHGNDRKRRRAEIAPLLQQYREFSSQSLNNPVLVEYRSVLQGGAEARGRNIFLRNQNSQCVRCHRVDSQGASLVGPDLSDVGRRLSRLQIVESIVNPSAQIAQGYEAVTLMTVDGKTVSGIVTAKSNESITIRPLVATENEASGHQDGLAAAVDAAPITIPMKQIEEIVKSPKSAMPDDLHKTLTLIELRDLVEFLATRRTPSK, encoded by the coding sequence ATGTTTCGTAACTTCCTCTGCTTTATCTCCGTTTCAGCGCATCATCAAAATACGGGTGTCGTCCTGATCTGCCTTGTCTTGCAGCTGCTTGCCAGTGGCAGATTGCTTGCCGATGAGGAAGAGGAAACGGTGAGCCCGGCGATTTCTCCGTCAGCAGCTCAGGCAACTTGGTCGTATCCAGAGAATTTCGCCTTCGAACTCTGGGCAGACCAGTCGCTTGTGGCAAACCCGGCTGCTATTTCTTTTGACGAAGCTGGGCGATTATTTGTAGCAGAGCATTTTCGCAATCGAAAAGGGACGGAAGACGATCGCATGCATCCTTATTGGATGGACGATGACTTTGCGATTCGCACAGTGGACGATCGCCTGGCCATGTATCGTAAATGGGCAGCGGCAGGGAAGAAGCCAATGAGCTTCTACACGGAGCATGCCGACAGGATTCGCATTGTGAGCGATTCCGATGGAGACGGAGTTGCTGACCGATCGGTAACCTACGCCGAATTCGGTGAAGTGCTCGATGGCGCCCTGGTGGGATTACTGGCTCGACCAGACGGCATCTGGGTAACGAATATCCCACATCTCTGGAAACTGACAGGCTCGCGAGATGACGGGATGGCGGCTGAAAAGGAGCAAGTGCTTACTGGTTTTGGGGTGAAGGTCTCACTACATGGGCACGATTTGCACGGCATTATCGAAGGTCCCGACGGACGATTCTATTGGAGCATTGGCGACCGTGGGTATCATGTCAAATCAAAGGAAGGCAATCTATTTCACGATGCGTATGCCGGCGCCGTTTTTCGTTGCGAACGAGATGGATCAGACTTTCAAGTATTTGCGACCGGTTTGCGCAATCCTCAGGAGCTTGCGTTCGACGAGTTTGGGAATCTGTTTACCGTTGACAATGATGCGGATGGGGATGATCGTGCTCGAGTGCTCTATCTTGTCGAAGGAGCCGATTACGGTTGGCGGATGTCTTACCAATGGCAGGATCAACACAAGATTTCTTGGGCTCCGTTCGTTGAACGGACTTGGTGGCGCGAAGGTTTGTGGGAAAATAAGGCCGGTCGCAGTCCCACCGTACTTCCAGCCATTGGCCATTTGACCGAAGGTCCCTGCGGATTAGTAAGGATACCGGAGCTGAGCACTTTTCCGGACGAGTCTCGTGGTGCATTTTTGATTGTCGATTTTCGCGGCGCGGCGATCAAAAGCAATCTTTGGCAATTCAAGGTCGACCGTCGGGGTGCCGGATTTCAAATGGTGGATTCGAAGCCGCTCATTTCTGGCATGATGCCGACTGATATTGAGTTTGGGGCTGACGGCGCACTTTACATCGCTGATTGGATTGAGGGCTGGTCGGGCGATGGAATGGGTCGCATTTGGAAAATGAGCTGCGCCGTTGAAAAACAACGGGAAGCAAAGCTGGCCAAAGCTCAGAAATTGATGCAGCAACCGACCGGTGAATGGTCGGACGAATTGTTAGCTGAGTTGCTGGGACATGTCGATGGACGAATCCGTTTGAAGGCTCAGTTTGCAGTTGTCGACCGACCTGAATGGATCACAATGCTTCAGGCAATTGCTCAATCAGGAAATCGGATGGCTCGCTTGCATTCGCTGAGAGCACTCGGGCAAATTCAACGCTCGGCTCACAATCAAACAGCCGCTTCTGTTCTTGCGCCAGTTGCGAATCTGTTGGGTGATCCTGATGAAGAAATTCGAGTTGCGGTGGCTCGCTTGCTTCGTGATACGCCGATGGAGAAGATGTTGGAGCCACTGAAACAATGTCTCGCCGATCCATCCCCGCGGGTGCGTTTTTTTGCGACGCTCGCCTTGGGCCGTTCGGGGAGTCCAAATACTATTTCTGCGATCTCCGAACTGATCATCACTGACTCAGAAGTAGACGAGTGGATACAGCACGCGGCGGTGATGGCGTTGACCGAAATCGCGGCTGAACATCGACAAGAAGTTATGCAGCTGGCAAGTCACGATCATCCACAGGTTCGACTGGTCGCATTGCAGGTAGCCAGCCGTATGGAAACTCAGCAAGTTGCTAGCTTCCTGCACGATCCTGATCCTCGGTTGGTTCTAGAAGCCGCTCGCGCTATCAACGATGGACCGATTCCAGAAATGTTACCGAACTTGGCAGCATTGATAAGTAATGAAGAAGCAATCAATGATGTTGATCTTGCACTTCGCGTTTTGAATGCGAACTTTCGCCTTGGCGAGCCGTCGCACGCTAGTCGGGTGGCGACTGTCGCTGCAAATGCAAACGCCCCCGAACTGATTCGACGAGAAGCTTTATCGCTACTCGCGGAGTGGCCGGTCCCGTCTCCTCGAGAACGGATTGCCGGAACATGGCAGCCCTTGCCTCTTCGGAGTTCAGCTGCTGCAGCGAAAGAGGCTGCACGTGTTGTCCCTGAACTTGTTCGTGACCGGTCAACTGCAGTAAGAAAGGCTGCCGTCGCATTGGCCCAGCATTACGAAATCAATCAAGCCACCGATAGCCTGCTCGAGTTGGCTGCTGACTCGCGACTACCTGCAGCTGAACGAGCTGAGGTGATTCGGAGTATTTCTTTCCTGGATGCAGCAACGGTAGCAGACGTCATGCAGAATGCGTTGGGCGATGCGACGCCCGAAGTTCGGGCTGCCGGACGCGATTTGCTTGCTGTCCACGAGCCCTCCCAAGCACTCGATATTTTCGAAGCGACGCTGGTGGATGGTCAGCTGCTTGAACGCCGATTCGCTTTGCAACAACTGGCGCGAATGGAGCCCGATCGTGCCTTTGAAATGGTTGTTGGTCAACTGAAACTCGTGGCGGAAGGGCGTAGTTCCCATGAGTTAGAGTTGGATATTTTGACCTCTGCCAAAGACAGTGCGAATCTCATTACGATCCACGGGAATGATCGGAAACGACGTCGAGCTGAAATCGCACCTTTGCTGCAGCAATACCGAGAATTTTCCAGCCAGTCGTTGAATAATCCCGTACTCGTCGAATATCGTTCTGTACTACAAGGTGGGGCTGAGGCACGCGGACGTAATATCTTCTTGCGAAATCAAAATAGCCAATGTGTGCGTTGTCATCGTGTTGATTCTCAGGGTGCAAGTCTTGTCGGACCCGACCTGTCCGATGTGGGACGCCGCTTGTCACGTTTGCAGATTGTTGAATCGATTGTTAATCCCAGTGCGCAAATCGCTCAGGGATATGAGGCGGTTACACTGATGACGGTCGACGGTAAAACGGTCTCTGGAATTGTGACTGCCAAGTCGAATGAGTCGATCACGATTCGACCGCTAGTCGCCACGGAAAACGAGGCGAGTGGACATCAAGATGGACTCGCGGCAGCAGTCGATGCGGCCCCGATCACTATTCCGATGAAGCAGATTGAAGAAATTGTGAAATCACCGAAGTCCGCGATGCCGGACGATCTCCACAAGACACTCACATTGATCGAATTACGCGATTTAGTCGAATTCCTTGCGACCCGCCGCACTCCATCCAAGTAG
- a CDS encoding neutral/alkaline non-lysosomal ceramidase N-terminal domain-containing protein — translation MSIDAADFATEKASLQGHAPGQNMAFLCETDERGTEEASIDKTLITSQLTAGTSQVDVTPPAKLNATLGGYGERMSRPAEGVHDRVFVKALVISAGDTNRKFALLTADILAFPPAFKTALVKRLANDGWAADQIMLLPSHSHTSIDLNAINPANSLGNKQMGIFDNRLYKWTLERCQLAVQQAAWKQVDVVVGTASEEMIGWNRNRRQRDGLTDKSLTVTRIDQTTGRPLAVLVTFTAHPTFMSAKQMLFSGGWPGHLQRSLERTIGKNVNVMYYNGAEGDQAPVVRPGSGDDRWKAAERYGQELSQYAHQLWTKVKPKRKVIFGYHSETFELPERRWHPDFMKTGGDEYGLSEELLQKMLPVMFPSQTASSCFRLGDLLIIGVPGEMAAELGIQIKQHAIRLSGTPHVTVGGLADAWVSYILSPEEYDRGGYEASVSFYGRNLGPRIVEGANASVQAMHATQADTGNTAEK, via the coding sequence TTGAGTATCGATGCAGCCGATTTCGCGACTGAAAAAGCGAGTCTGCAAGGTCACGCTCCAGGACAAAACATGGCATTTCTGTGTGAAACAGACGAACGCGGGACAGAAGAAGCATCCATTGACAAAACGCTAATCACCTCTCAGTTAACGGCTGGTACATCACAGGTTGACGTCACTCCTCCGGCGAAGCTGAACGCAACGCTAGGCGGTTACGGCGAACGCATGAGTCGTCCGGCAGAGGGAGTGCATGATCGCGTGTTTGTAAAAGCACTTGTCATCTCCGCTGGTGACACGAATCGCAAGTTTGCGCTACTCACAGCCGACATCCTGGCGTTCCCCCCTGCGTTTAAAACGGCCCTTGTGAAACGCCTCGCTAACGACGGCTGGGCAGCCGATCAAATTATGTTGTTACCCAGCCATTCCCACACAAGCATCGACTTGAATGCCATCAACCCCGCTAACTCGCTGGGCAACAAACAGATGGGTATCTTCGACAATCGCCTTTACAAGTGGACCTTGGAGCGTTGTCAATTGGCCGTTCAGCAGGCAGCTTGGAAACAAGTCGACGTCGTGGTCGGAACGGCATCGGAAGAAATGATTGGCTGGAACCGTAATCGGCGACAGCGCGACGGCTTAACAGACAAATCACTAACCGTGACGCGAATCGATCAAACTACCGGTCGCCCATTAGCCGTGCTAGTTACCTTTACAGCCCATCCAACATTCATGTCGGCCAAACAAATGCTCTTCTCCGGAGGCTGGCCTGGACACTTACAACGATCCCTGGAACGTACGATCGGCAAGAATGTCAATGTCATGTATTACAACGGTGCCGAAGGTGATCAAGCGCCCGTCGTTCGACCTGGCTCAGGGGATGATCGCTGGAAAGCTGCAGAACGATACGGGCAAGAACTGTCGCAATACGCGCACCAATTATGGACGAAGGTGAAGCCCAAACGCAAAGTAATCTTCGGCTACCATTCGGAGACGTTCGAACTCCCCGAAAGACGATGGCATCCCGATTTCATGAAAACAGGTGGCGATGAATATGGATTGAGCGAGGAACTTCTGCAGAAAATGTTGCCCGTGATGTTTCCCTCTCAAACGGCAAGTAGTTGTTTCCGTTTGGGTGATTTGCTGATTATCGGAGTCCCGGGTGAGATGGCTGCGGAACTCGGAATACAGATCAAACAGCACGCGATCCGGCTCAGCGGAACCCCGCATGTCACGGTAGGCGGTCTTGCCGACGCATGGGTCAGCTACATTCTTTCGCCAGAGGAATATGACCGAGGCGGTTACGAAGCGAGCGTAAGCTTTTATGGCCGCAACCTCGGTCCACGCATTGTTGAAGGCGCAAACGCTTCGGTCCAAGCGATGCACGCAACACAAGCAGACACTGGCAATACCGCTGAGAAGTAA
- a CDS encoding sugar phosphate isomerase/epimerase, whose amino-acid sequence MNGNRQSHLERLKFQRREFLAMSAALLGTACPTRADERPTPYLLGANTAISGYGLFDTIDLLQNLGFQTIELQNLVGTPDPTPGQFPGFRFNELDDDLKVRIQDAIQNFQLVTTHLPYSGLDYFSPGGEQARNAVRTMETSLEATGFFGAKIGVMHPKPGPDMGLKETWPLMIRRIRQWGDLAKAGGFQLALETGYPLSVKDFVRLVHEVDHANVGAAIDVGHQGQYEELLRRVKPEERATPAGIRAYNDINLELAERLGKKLIHFHIHDIEPKTWKEHKPLIHGFIDYPRLIRRLRELDYQGALVFEIGGQPELMPGYLANAKRKLDSYLQQ is encoded by the coding sequence ATGAATGGGAACCGTCAGAGTCACCTAGAACGCTTAAAGTTCCAACGTCGCGAATTCCTCGCGATGAGCGCTGCACTTCTGGGCACGGCATGCCCGACACGCGCAGATGAGCGTCCCACACCCTATCTGCTAGGTGCTAACACGGCGATCTCTGGCTACGGTCTTTTTGACACGATCGACTTGCTACAGAACTTGGGTTTCCAAACAATCGAACTGCAGAATCTTGTCGGCACGCCCGATCCAACGCCCGGTCAATTCCCAGGATTTCGATTCAATGAACTCGATGATGATTTGAAAGTTCGCATTCAGGATGCAATCCAGAACTTCCAACTCGTCACAACTCACCTACCTTACAGCGGGTTAGACTATTTTTCACCGGGTGGCGAACAGGCTCGCAATGCAGTCAGGACAATGGAAACGTCTCTGGAGGCAACCGGATTTTTCGGAGCAAAGATCGGAGTCATGCATCCCAAACCGGGGCCAGACATGGGCCTGAAAGAAACCTGGCCACTGATGATTCGTCGAATTAGACAGTGGGGCGATTTAGCTAAGGCAGGAGGTTTTCAACTCGCATTGGAAACAGGCTATCCACTATCGGTGAAAGATTTTGTTCGACTCGTTCATGAAGTCGACCACGCCAACGTTGGAGCGGCGATCGACGTTGGGCATCAAGGGCAATACGAAGAATTATTACGTCGAGTGAAGCCAGAAGAACGAGCGACACCAGCCGGAATCCGAGCCTACAACGATATCAATTTAGAGCTAGCCGAACGTCTTGGTAAAAAACTGATCCATTTCCACATTCACGATATCGAACCCAAGACGTGGAAAGAGCACAAGCCACTGATTCATGGCTTTATCGATTATCCGCGCCTGATCCGACGACTCCGCGAACTCGATTATCAGGGGGCCCTTGTATTTGAAATTGGTGGCCAACCAGAACTGATGCCGGGCTACCTGGCCAACGCCAAACGCAAATTGGACAGCTATCTGCAACAGTAG
- a CDS encoding sulfatase — protein sequence MIFKSSFRLIGFLLFAQLLMGSGAALSQTATDHPPNIILIFVDDQGYYDLGCYGATEVKTPRIDRMAQEGIRFTDYYAAAPICSPSRAGLLTGCYPRRIGNETWVHRADSPSGIHPNELTLAELLKTTGYATACIGKWHLGFKAPFLPRSQGFDHYFGLLHNLDPVEIVYFNEAGGVPLIRNGDVVKRPADPAELTKLYTNEAIQFIEQNKEGPFFLYLPHTMLHVPLGVSDEFQGSSDWGEYGDAIQELDYNVGLIFDCLNRLKIDDNTLVIYASDNGRGPGRTPQQKIRGGKLSTFEGGIRVPAIAWGPKLGIQAGKKSAAVVRAMDWYPTIATFAGIEIPPQRVIDGRDINPLLTGDFDSVPPPSMNQSLNASVPLRRRWNPPGEWEPLIQRDEYNDAFFYHGSQGALAAVRWNNWKLYLNPTLQLYDLSKDPGESQFVRDRKISRKLRGMAILFQEEMRLDARPAGDQFTP from the coding sequence ATGATTTTTAAAAGCTCGTTTCGCTTGATTGGTTTCTTGTTATTTGCACAGCTGCTCATGGGTTCTGGCGCCGCACTGTCACAAACGGCGACCGATCATCCACCAAATATCATCCTGATTTTTGTCGATGATCAGGGCTACTACGATCTGGGATGCTATGGCGCAACAGAGGTCAAAACACCGCGAATTGATCGAATGGCGCAGGAAGGTATCCGCTTTACCGACTATTATGCGGCCGCTCCAATCTGCAGCCCTTCGCGGGCAGGCCTGTTGACCGGATGTTACCCACGCCGCATTGGCAACGAAACCTGGGTGCACCGAGCTGATTCGCCATCCGGCATTCACCCCAACGAATTAACACTCGCTGAATTACTCAAAACGACCGGCTATGCCACAGCTTGCATTGGCAAATGGCACCTCGGCTTTAAGGCTCCATTCCTGCCACGCAGCCAGGGTTTCGATCACTACTTTGGGCTCTTGCACAATCTCGATCCAGTGGAAATCGTCTATTTCAATGAGGCCGGAGGGGTGCCACTAATCCGAAATGGTGATGTGGTTAAACGTCCAGCCGACCCGGCAGAGCTAACCAAACTCTATACGAATGAGGCCATTCAATTCATCGAACAAAATAAAGAGGGTCCATTCTTTCTCTACCTACCGCACACCATGCTTCACGTCCCACTCGGTGTCAGCGACGAGTTCCAGGGCAGTTCTGATTGGGGCGAGTATGGTGACGCCATCCAGGAACTCGATTACAACGTGGGTCTCATTTTTGATTGTCTGAACCGGTTGAAGATCGACGACAACACGCTCGTGATCTACGCCTCGGATAACGGCCGCGGGCCGGGACGCACGCCCCAACAGAAGATACGAGGAGGCAAACTTTCAACCTTCGAAGGAGGTATCCGAGTTCCCGCCATCGCTTGGGGGCCCAAACTGGGCATCCAAGCAGGCAAAAAATCGGCAGCCGTGGTTCGTGCAATGGACTGGTACCCAACCATCGCGACCTTTGCAGGCATCGAAATTCCTCCGCAGCGAGTTATTGATGGACGGGACATCAACCCATTACTGACAGGTGATTTTGATTCCGTTCCCCCTCCATCCATGAACCAGTCACTCAATGCGTCCGTCCCACTGCGGCGACGGTGGAATCCGCCAGGTGAATGGGAGCCATTAATTCAACGCGACGAATACAACGACGCATTTTTCTATCACGGTAGCCAGGGAGCGTTGGCCGCTGTGCGTTGGAACAATTGGAAACTTTATTTGAATCCCACCCTGCAACTCTACGACCTGTCCAAAGATCCGGGTGAATCCCAATTCGTACGCGATCGAAAAATCTCCCGTAAACTGCGAGGTATGGCGATTCTTTTCCAAGAGGAAATGCGACTCGACGCTCGCCCAGCAGGAGACCAATTCACACCCTAA
- a CDS encoding DUF1501 domain-containing protein, giving the protein MNDRRQFLYGLGASLGSLAFSSLLTEDSHADESTSEKQNPLAPRDGHLPAKAKNCIFLTMEGGPSHIDTFDPKPALKNLHLQEFVRQGEQKSAMESGKRYFVQSPFQFTKQGQSGADMAENWVQLAQVADELCFFRGCQVDSVNHPTAMYQMNCGNRFGGDPGLGAWVTYGLGSVNQNLPGFLVLPEVSYPQGGAANWSNGYLPAFYQGTPLRATGSPILDLQPPRDVTPARQRRNLDLLTRMNKRHADQHPDHEELSARLQSYELAFRMQMEVPDAIDLSGETEQTLSMYGIGEDETDAFGRKCLLARKMVEKGVRFVQLYNGTWDSHDYIERAHGNLVRGVDQPIAALIKDLKNRGLLESTLIVWCGEFGRTPDNGVRGGVAYGRDHNPNAMTIWLAGGGCNAGHTIGATDETGMQAVENVHHVRDFHVTLLRLLGLDDNKLTYYHAGRFKQLSQFGGKVIDELIA; this is encoded by the coding sequence ATGAACGACCGCCGTCAATTCCTTTACGGATTGGGCGCTTCCTTAGGAAGCCTTGCCTTCTCATCATTGCTCACGGAGGATTCGCATGCAGACGAATCTACTTCCGAAAAACAAAATCCACTCGCGCCCCGAGACGGCCATCTACCTGCCAAAGCAAAAAACTGCATCTTCCTAACGATGGAAGGTGGACCTTCGCACATTGATACTTTCGATCCGAAACCTGCTTTAAAAAATTTGCACCTACAAGAATTTGTTCGCCAGGGTGAGCAAAAGTCCGCCATGGAAAGCGGCAAGCGATATTTTGTACAGAGTCCCTTCCAATTCACCAAACAGGGCCAAAGTGGTGCCGACATGGCTGAGAATTGGGTACAGCTTGCCCAAGTGGCAGACGAACTTTGTTTTTTCCGCGGCTGCCAGGTTGACAGTGTCAACCATCCCACGGCAATGTACCAAATGAATTGCGGAAATCGTTTCGGCGGCGATCCGGGACTAGGTGCATGGGTTACCTATGGCCTTGGATCGGTCAATCAGAATCTACCTGGATTCTTGGTTCTACCGGAAGTCTCTTACCCACAAGGCGGAGCCGCCAACTGGAGTAATGGCTACCTGCCCGCTTTTTATCAAGGCACTCCGTTGCGAGCAACGGGATCTCCTATCCTTGACCTGCAACCGCCGAGGGACGTGACACCCGCACGTCAACGCAGAAACCTTGATCTGTTGACCCGAATGAACAAGCGACATGCGGATCAACATCCTGACCACGAGGAGTTGTCAGCCCGATTACAAAGTTATGAATTAGCTTTCCGGATGCAGATGGAGGTTCCGGATGCGATTGATTTATCAGGCGAAACCGAACAAACCCTATCGATGTATGGCATTGGAGAAGATGAAACGGACGCCTTCGGTCGAAAATGTTTACTCGCCCGAAAAATGGTTGAAAAAGGCGTCCGCTTCGTCCAGCTTTACAACGGCACATGGGATAGCCACGATTACATCGAACGTGCCCATGGCAATCTTGTCCGCGGAGTCGACCAACCGATCGCGGCGCTCATCAAAGACTTAAAGAACCGCGGCTTACTTGAAAGCACACTCATCGTTTGGTGTGGCGAATTTGGACGCACCCCCGACAACGGCGTGCGAGGTGGAGTCGCCTACGGACGCGACCACAACCCCAACGCCATGACAATTTGGCTGGCCGGAGGCGGCTGCAATGCCGGCCACACCATCGGAGCAACAGACGAAACCGGCATGCAGGCTGTCGAAAACGTGCATCATGTCCGAGATTTCCACGTGACGCTGCTGCGATTACTCGGGCTCGATGACAATAAATTAACCTACTACCACGCAGGACGCTTTAAACAACTCAGTCAATTCGGTGGCAAAGTCATCGATGAACTCATCGCGTAA